The proteins below are encoded in one region of Amycolatopsis magusensis:
- a CDS encoding TetR/AcrR family transcriptional regulator has translation MDTRDRLIESTRELLWERGYVGTSPKAIQQHAGAGQGSMYHHFAGKPELALAAVERTAEAMRAQADSELSGPGKPSERIAAYLQRERQILRGCPIGRLTQDPDVVGSPALRRPVEETFDWLRSRLAEVITEGQADGEFAGLDPADTAATVVATLQGGYVLARASGSSEGFERAVEGVLNLLVRRL, from the coding sequence ATGGACACGCGCGACAGGTTGATCGAGAGCACGCGCGAGCTGCTCTGGGAACGCGGGTACGTCGGCACCAGCCCGAAGGCCATCCAGCAGCACGCGGGCGCCGGCCAGGGCAGCATGTACCACCACTTCGCCGGCAAGCCCGAACTCGCGCTGGCCGCGGTGGAACGCACGGCCGAGGCCATGCGCGCCCAGGCCGACAGCGAACTTTCCGGGCCGGGCAAGCCATCCGAGCGCATCGCCGCCTACCTGCAGCGTGAACGGCAGATCCTGCGCGGCTGCCCGATCGGCAGGCTCACCCAGGATCCCGACGTGGTGGGCAGCCCCGCGCTGCGCCGTCCGGTCGAGGAGACCTTCGACTGGCTGCGAAGCCGGCTCGCCGAGGTGATCACCGAAGGCCAGGCCGACGGCGAATTCGCCGGGCTCGACCCGGCCGACACCGCCGCCACCGTGGTCGCCACGCTCCAGGGCGGGTACGTGCTCGCGCGGGCGTCCGGCTCGTCCGAGGGGTTCGAACGGGCCGTCGAAGGCGTGCTCAACCTGCTCGTCCGGAGGCTCTGA
- a CDS encoding isochorismatase family protein gives MNRALLVIDVQESFRQRDNWRHVSNPAIVDRVNRLVTAARADGDLVVWVLHNEPGSGGVFDPAGGFVRLIEGLEPEPGEPMVHKTAHNAFTTTNLQQTLTTHGVREVVISGIRTEQCCETTARVASDLGYEVTFVTEATATTPLPHWDAPADRSADEVLADPRTLQTDEIIARTEYALAGRFATIRTVDEVAGTLTRS, from the coding sequence ATGAACCGAGCCCTTCTGGTGATCGACGTCCAGGAATCGTTCCGGCAGCGGGACAACTGGCGGCACGTCTCGAACCCGGCGATCGTCGACCGGGTCAACCGGCTGGTGACCGCCGCCCGCGCCGACGGCGACCTGGTGGTGTGGGTGCTGCACAACGAGCCCGGCTCCGGCGGGGTGTTCGACCCGGCCGGCGGGTTTGTCCGGCTCATCGAAGGGCTCGAGCCGGAGCCCGGCGAGCCGATGGTGCACAAGACCGCGCACAACGCCTTCACCACCACGAACCTGCAGCAGACGCTGACCACGCACGGCGTGCGCGAGGTGGTGATCAGCGGAATCCGCACCGAGCAGTGCTGCGAGACCACCGCACGCGTCGCCTCCGACCTGGGCTACGAGGTCACCTTCGTCACCGAGGCGACCGCGACCACGCCGCTCCCGCACTGGGACGCGCCCGCCGACCGCAGTGCCGACGAGGTGCTCGCCGACCCGCGCACGCTCCAGACCGACGAGATCATCGCGCGCACGGAGTACGCCCTGGCGGGCCGGTTCGCCACCATCCGGACCGTGGACGAAGTGGCGGGTACGCTGACCAGATCGTGA
- a CDS encoding DUF4865 family protein, with protein MQAMQYEITLPADYDMGIIRHRVATRGSALDAFDGLGFKAYCVRERGVHGSPVNQYAPFYWWDSTKGMNRFLWGDGFRGLCDDFGRPPIAHWLGIEVARGPARRATTAIRTSESIVDGEAPADAVARAQFAVGDSVYTTVLAVDLRRWELTRFTLYDGEPLVSDGIRYQVLHLSDPGHSVPASSAVPRASAAS; from the coding sequence ATGCAGGCGATGCAGTACGAGATCACCCTGCCCGCCGACTACGACATGGGCATCATCCGGCACCGCGTGGCGACCAGGGGCAGCGCGCTCGACGCCTTCGACGGCCTGGGGTTCAAGGCGTACTGCGTGCGGGAGCGCGGGGTGCACGGGTCGCCGGTCAACCAGTACGCGCCGTTCTACTGGTGGGATTCGACCAAGGGGATGAACCGGTTTCTGTGGGGCGACGGGTTCCGCGGCCTCTGCGACGACTTCGGCAGGCCGCCGATCGCGCACTGGCTGGGGATCGAGGTGGCACGCGGCCCGGCACGCAGGGCGACCACCGCCATCCGCACGTCCGAGTCCATTGTGGACGGCGAAGCACCCGCGGACGCGGTGGCCCGCGCCCAGTTTGCCGTGGGCGACTCGGTGTACACCACCGTGCTGGCTGTCGACCTTCGCCGCTGGGAACTGACGCGGTTCACCCTGTACGACGGCGAACCTTTGGTCTCGGACGGCATCCGCTACCAGGTGCTGCACCTGTCCGATCCGGGTCATTCGGTCCCGGCGTCTTCCGCCGTGCCACGCGCGAGTGCGGCCAGCTGA